The following coding sequences lie in one Spea bombifrons isolate aSpeBom1 chromosome 5, aSpeBom1.2.pri, whole genome shotgun sequence genomic window:
- the LOC128496890 gene encoding acrosin-like — translation MASKQINRIQLLMILILTALHPSDSNSCGRRPLMSEYGSSRIVGGVDAQPGAWPWLVSIQVPSGAGHRHSCGGTLIDEQWVLTAAHCFKTMKRVVSKWQIILGGFQLSDPSRSDVQIRSIDSYVQHEHYNPWTERNDVALIKLNQAVRFTDFVQPACLPSATTDIHAMDHCFISGWGVTKDKTVQTADILQEAKVNQIPLERCNGSAWYNGEVHDYNLCAGYEEGGIDSCQGDSGGPFMCRDPDSSTYNVIGVTSWGEGCGKSKKPGVYSNTQYYREWILKTMGTPSPALNEAAVTPSLSDSMGSHTFLRVEGVEYTQSKEAERGHLKSANYTNGFGGRNS, via the exons ATGGCTTCAAAACAGATAAATCGCATCCAACTTCTAATGATTCTGATCCTCACCGCCCTGCATCCATCTGACTCAAACA GCTGCGGCAGACGCCCGCTTATGTCAGAATATGGCAGCTCGCGGATTGTTGGAGGAGTAGATGCGCAGCCTGGTGCTTGGCCATGGCTGGTCAGCATCCAAGTGCCTTCCGGGGCCGGACATCGCCACTCCTGCGGAGGGACTTTAATCGATGAGCAGTGGGTCCTAACAGCGGCTCACTGCTTCAAGACCATGAAGAG GGTCGTTTCCAAATGGCAAATTATACTCGGAGGATTCCAACTGTCGGATCCATCGCGAAGTGACGTCCAGATCAGATCCATCGACTCGTACGTTCAGCACGAGCATTACAATCCCTGGACTGAGCGGAACGACGTGGCGCTGATCAAACTCAACCAGGCCGTGAGATTCACCGACTTCGTGCAGCCGGCCTGCCTGCCGAGCGCCACCACGGACATCCACGCCATGGATCACTGCTTCATCAGCGGCTGGGGCGTCACCAAAGATAAAA CCGTCCAAACGGCCGACATCCTCCAAGAGGCCAAAGTAAACCAGATTCCTCTGGAGAGGTGCAACGGCTCCGCGTGGTATAACGGAGAAGTCCACGACTACAATCTCTGTGCCGGCTACGAGGAGGGAGGCATCGATAGCTGCCAG GGAGACAGCGGAGGGCCATTTATGTGCAGGGACCCGGACAGCTCCACGTATAACGTCATCGGAGTGACAAGCTGGGGTGAGGGATGCGGGAAATCCAAAAAGCCAGGAGTGTATTCCAACACTCAATACTACCGCGAGTGGATCCTCAAAACAATGGGAACCCCATCTCCTGCGCTGAATGAAGCCGCTGTCACCCCAAGCTTGAGTG ATTCTATGGGCAGTCACACGTTTCTGAGGGTAGAAGGTGTTGAGTACACGCAGAGTAAAGAGGCTGAACGCGGGCATTTAAAGTCCGCTAATTACACAAATGGCTTCGGGGGCCGTAACtcgtag
- the LOC128497504 gene encoding gap junction gamma-1 protein-like, whose product MPNMSWSFLTRLLEEIHNHSTFVGKVWLTVLIVFRIVLTAVGGESIYSDEQSKFTCNTKQPGCDNVCYDSFAPLSHVRFWVFQIIMISAPSVMYLGYAIHRIARVSEEERKHKSFKKKKSFSKWRSGQNVEDPVDEEEEPMIYEGPAEPEKVDTKEKETKKHDGRRRIKEEGLMKIYVLQLLARAVFETGFLAGQYFLYGFEVLPSFQCSTHPCPHTVDCFVSRPTEKTIFLLIMYVVSCLCLLLNICEMFHLGFGALRDAVRSRRTSTARQPPYNYSYPKNIISCPPEYNMVVKSEKPTKVPISLMAHEQNLANVAQEQQCTSPDDNVPSDLSALHKHLRVAQEQLDIAFQSYNSQVNALPSRTSSPASGGTVVEQNRVNTAHEKQGAKPKTSSEKGSTSSRDGKTSVWI is encoded by the coding sequence ATGCCCAACATGAGCTGGAGCTTTCTCACCCGTCTGCTCGAAGAAATCCACAACCACTCCACGTTCGTGGGGAAGGTTTGGCTCACCGTCCTCATCGTCTTCAGAATAGTCTTAACCGCAGTCGGCGGGGAGTCCATCTACTCCGATGAACAGAGTAAATTCACATGTAACACCAAGCAGCCGGGCTGCGACAATGTCTGTTACGACTCCTTCGCGCCCCTCTCTCACGTCCGCTTTTGGGTCTTCCAGATCATCATGATATCGGCTCCCTCCGTGATGTATCTCGGCTACGCCATCCATAGGATTGCGCGAGTTTCAGAAGAAGAGCGAAAGCATAAGTCGTTCAAGAAGAAAAAATCTTTCTCCAAATGGCGCTCCGGTCAAAACGTCGAGGACCCTGtagatgaagaagaggagccCATGATATATGAAGGTCCGGCAGAACCAGAAAAGGTGGACACCAAAGAAAAGGAAACCAAAAAGCACGATGGCCGTAGACGCATCAAAGAAGAGGGCTTAATGAAAATTTATGTCCTTCAGTTACTGGCCCGAGCTGTTTTTGAGACGGGCTTTTTGGCCGGTCAGTATTTCTTATACGGCTTTGAGGTTTTACCTTCGTTCCAATGCAGCACACACCCCTGTCCTCACACCGTAGATTGCTTTGTTTCCCGGCCCACGGAGAAGACAATATTTCTTCTAATTATGTACGTGGTGAGTTGCCTGTGCTTGTTGCTCAACATTTGCGAGATGTTTCATCTTGGTTTTGGTGCTTTAAGGGATGCCGTTCGCAGCAGGAGGACTAGCACAGCCAGGCAGCCACCTTACAACTATTCCTACCCGAAGAATATAATAAGTTGTCCTCCGGAATACAACATGGTTGTGAAATCGGAGAAGCCAACCAAAGTTCCGATAAGCTTGATGGCTCACGAGCAGAACTTGGCCAATGTTGCTCAAGAGCAACAGTGCACGAGCCCCGACGACAACGTCCCGTCAGACCTGTCCGCTTTACATAAACATTTACGAGTGGCCCAGGAACAGTTGGACATAGCTTTCCAGAGCTATAATAGCCAAGTCAACGCTCTACCCTCTAGGACCAGCAGTCCGGCCTCGGGGGGGACGGTGGTAGAACAGAACCGGGTGAATACGGCGCATGAGAAACAAGGTGCTAAGCCAAAAACGAGCTCGGAAAAGGGCAGTACAAGCAGCCGAGACGGTAAAACCTCTGTATGGATATAA